From a region of the Coprococcus comes ATCC 27758 genome:
- a CDS encoding GAF domain-containing protein, with translation MNTSNFEWPVDKKPLYSLLSIRLRGLIDGIPHQISNLANASALLGDALLNINWVGFYLMREGRLVLGPFQGKPACIEIEIGKGVCGTAVANDQVMLVKDVHQFPGHIACDSASNSEIVIPLHKGNEIVGVLDIDSPVLARFDEEDQEGLEHFVRILESIFDK, from the coding sequence ATGAATACTTCGAATTTTGAATGGCCAGTTGATAAAAAGCCACTGTATTCCCTGCTTTCAATCCGCCTCCGCGGTCTGATTGACGGAATCCCTCACCAGATCTCAAATCTGGCAAATGCATCGGCCCTTCTCGGTGATGCGCTTCTGAACATCAACTGGGTTGGTTTTTATCTGATGAGAGAAGGCAGGCTCGTCCTTGGTCCTTTCCAGGGCAAACCTGCCTGTATTGAAATTGAAATCGGTAAAGGTGTCTGCGGAACCGCTGTGGCAAACGATCAGGTTATGCTGGTAAAGGATGTCCACCAGTTCCCGGGACATATCGCCTGCGACAGCGCCTCTAATTCCGAGATCGTGATTCCGCTTCATAAAGGAAATGAAATCGTTGGCGTTCTGGATATCGACAGCCCTGTTCTCGCCCGTTTTGATGAAGAAGATCAGGAAGGGCTGGAACACTTTGTCAGAATCCTGGAATCTATTTTTGACAAATAA
- a CDS encoding helix-turn-helix domain-containing protein, with protein sequence MTQRKIALSIEEAADYTGIGRNTLRQLVEWKKLPVLKVGRKVLIKTDILEMFMEANEGRDLRDRGNVKAVTRTAAN encoded by the coding sequence ATGACGCAAAGAAAAATTGCATTATCCATCGAAGAAGCTGCTGATTATACGGGAATCGGCAGAAATACCTTAAGACAGCTTGTAGAATGGAAGAAACTTCCAGTATTAAAGGTTGGTCGCAAAGTCCTGATTAAAACCGATATTCTGGAAATGTTTATGGAAGCGAATGAAGGTCGTGATTTGAGGGATAGAGGAAATGTAAAAGCCGTAACAAGAACTGCGGCAAATTAA
- a CDS encoding MYG1 family protein, whose product MNELLKKIRLKDASAFTHSGKFHADDVFSSALLLYLNPEITILRGNKVPEDFDGIIFDIGRGRYDHHQKDSRIRENGIPYAAFGLLWEELGTEILGEELAAKFDEAFVQPLDNNDNTGEKNELASLIGSFNPSWDEDGGTDEAFFRAVSVAGMILDNKFARYLGNERADKRIEEILETQNPEADSRILVLPEFIPCQKRLSETDIAFVIFPSNRGGYCIQPQKKEYSLNYKCSFPSEWLGLENEELQKETGLSSASFCHKGGFLMTTATLEDARKACQISLDTFTDEITLVNLSSDTSTDTLLMKLPELAHVKIIHKPLPDLPALDINGIYAEIEMKKTEWKKYIKDLVKDLLKTKPEAVYVDGDMFSIYPVVHQLRKKHIPVLTSVTKNGEKLIIRIPSGS is encoded by the coding sequence ATGAATGAATTATTAAAAAAGATCCGCCTAAAAGATGCTTCCGCATTTACACATAGTGGAAAATTCCACGCAGATGATGTATTTTCCTCTGCATTGTTATTATATTTAAATCCGGAAATTACAATCCTTCGTGGTAATAAAGTACCCGAAGACTTTGACGGCATCATATTCGACATTGGGCGCGGCAGATATGACCATCACCAGAAAGACAGCCGCATCCGTGAAAATGGCATCCCTTACGCGGCATTCGGCCTTCTCTGGGAAGAACTTGGTACCGAAATCCTGGGGGAAGAGCTTGCTGCTAAGTTTGACGAAGCTTTTGTCCAGCCACTGGATAATAATGATAATACCGGTGAAAAAAATGAACTGGCTTCACTGATTGGAAGCTTCAATCCTTCCTGGGACGAAGATGGCGGAACCGATGAAGCCTTTTTCCGTGCAGTCAGTGTTGCCGGAATGATCCTTGACAATAAATTTGCCCGTTACCTTGGAAATGAACGTGCTGACAAGCGGATCGAAGAAATTCTCGAAACACAAAATCCTGAAGCTGATTCCCGTATTCTGGTCCTTCCTGAATTCATTCCATGCCAGAAACGTCTTTCCGAAACAGATATCGCTTTCGTTATTTTTCCATCCAACCGCGGTGGTTACTGTATCCAGCCTCAGAAAAAAGAATATTCCCTGAATTATAAATGCAGTTTTCCATCTGAATGGCTCGGTCTGGAAAATGAAGAACTCCAGAAAGAAACCGGTCTTTCGAGTGCTTCTTTCTGTCACAAGGGCGGCTTTTTGATGACTACAGCTACTTTAGAAGATGCACGAAAAGCATGTCAGATCAGTCTGGATACCTTTACTGACGAGATTACCCTTGTAAATCTCAGTTCCGACACTTCTACAGACACACTTTTAATGAAACTGCCAGAACTCGCGCATGTAAAAATTATCCACAAACCTCTGCCTGATCTCCCTGCTTTAGATATCAATGGAATTTATGCTGAAATAGAAATGAAAAAAACAGAGTGGAAAAAATATATCAAAGATCTGGTAAAAGATCTGCTGAAAACGAAACCGGAAGCTGTCTATGTCGATGGAGATATGTTTTCTATTTACCCGGTCGTGCATCAGCTTCGCAAAAAGCATATCCCGGTTCTTACTTCTGTTACAAAAAACGGTGAAAAACTTATTATCCGTATCCCATCCGGTTCCTGA
- a CDS encoding DUF6040 family protein translates to MIGEYQNKIRCLTQQRDYARTHQKIVEIPVEKPVLYEKCESCDRTAYQNEKAKYGTQKERLAGQYKAKTVMFQTTLFLLAWYSLTTTLFQAVQSDVFLSDCKSFFHDAASFLQTFIGWTIDAGQSVAQISTKIPNPFIAGMVYWLFLILVVGICVAGTGILAILIEIKVIELYKKNCWDVITLLMILTSTAVIIYFGEAIKKALSVNLLLLFVLSQGVYLGIRCYLKNRLGTKQYW, encoded by the coding sequence ATGATCGGGGAATATCAAAATAAAATACGCTGTTTAACACAACAACGGGATTATGCCCGGACACATCAGAAAATCGTAGAGATACCGGTAGAAAAGCCGGTACTCTATGAAAAATGTGAATCCTGTGACCGGACAGCCTATCAGAATGAAAAAGCGAAATACGGAACACAAAAAGAGCGACTTGCCGGACAGTATAAAGCAAAAACGGTAATGTTCCAAACAACCTTGTTCCTTCTTGCATGGTATTCGCTGACAACCACTCTTTTTCAGGCAGTACAGTCCGATGTGTTCCTTTCCGATTGTAAATCATTCTTCCATGATGCAGCGTCATTCCTACAAACTTTTATCGGTTGGACAATTGATGCCGGGCAATCTGTGGCACAGATTAGCACAAAAATTCCAAATCCTTTTATAGCCGGAATGGTATATTGGTTATTTCTGATATTGGTTGTCGGAATATGTGTGGCAGGGACAGGGATACTGGCGATACTGATAGAAATAAAGGTTATAGAATTATATAAGAAAAACTGTTGGGATGTTATTACTCTACTGATGATACTGACAAGTACTGCTGTCATCATTTATTTTGGAGAAGCAATTAAAAAAGCACTTTCCGTAAATCTTCTATTGCTTTTCGTACTTTCTCAGGGAGTATATCTTGGAATCAGATGTTATTTGAAAAATCGGTTAGGTACCAAGCAATATTGGTGA
- a CDS encoding radical SAM mobile pair protein B, with protein sequence MTEVINGILIREVETKNIMTKSSLPVGGYSVNPYVGCTHACKYCYASFMKRFTGHKEEWGTFLDVKHWPEIKNPKKYAGQRVVIGSVTDGYNPQEEQFGNTRKLLEQLIGSDADILICTKSDLVVRDIDLLKKLGRVTVSWSINTLDENFKNDMDSASSIEHRIAAMKQVYEAGIRTVCFVSPVFPGITDFEAIFERVKDQCDLFWLENLNLRGGFKKTIMDYIAGKYPDLVPLYDEIYNKHNRSYFEALEVKAEKMAKKYDCAFVDNEMPYGRVPQGHPVIVDYFYHEEIRGTENTGKRNR encoded by the coding sequence ATGACAGAAGTAATAAATGGAATCCTCATTCGTGAGGTGGAAACAAAGAACATCATGACTAAGTCTAGTCTGCCGGTAGGCGGTTACTCGGTCAATCCCTATGTGGGCTGTACACATGCCTGCAAGTATTGCTATGCTTCTTTTATGAAGCGCTTTACCGGGCACAAGGAGGAATGGGGCACTTTCCTTGATGTGAAGCATTGGCCGGAAATTAAAAATCCGAAGAAATATGCCGGACAGCGGGTGGTCATCGGTTCTGTGACAGATGGCTACAATCCACAGGAGGAGCAATTCGGGAATACCAGAAAACTTTTGGAGCAGCTGATCGGCAGCGACGCAGATATTCTGATCTGCACAAAGTCGGATCTTGTGGTACGGGATATTGATCTGCTGAAGAAGCTTGGACGTGTAACCGTTTCATGGTCGATCAACACATTAGATGAAAATTTCAAGAACGATATGGACTCTGCTTCGAGCATTGAGCACCGTATCGCTGCTATGAAGCAGGTATATGAGGCAGGTATCCGTACAGTCTGTTTCGTATCCCCGGTATTCCCCGGTATCACGGATTTTGAAGCAATCTTTGAGCGGGTAAAGGATCAGTGCGATCTGTTCTGGCTCGAAAATCTCAATCTTCGAGGCGGTTTCAAAAAGACAATTATGGATTATATCGCCGGAAAATATCCTGATCTTGTACCACTTTACGACGAGATCTATAACAAGCATAACCGCAGCTACTTTGAAGCACTTGAAGTAAAAGCTGAGAAAATGGCTAAGAAGTATGATTGTGCCTTTGTGGATAATGAAATGCCTTATGGCAGAGTCCCGCAGGGGCATCCGGTGATCGTAGATTATTTCTATCATGAGGAAATCCGTGGGACAGAGAATACCGGAAAAAGAAATCGCTAA
- a CDS encoding radical SAM mobile pair system MarR family transcriptional regulator, whose protein sequence is MEMNGGFLVTKIKQLGDRIFEKILSEKNIDAFNGAQGRILYVLWQEDGISIRSLSTKCGLAITSLTTMLERMENQGLISRVQSETDKRKTLLFLTEKAHALKGEYDSVSDEMGSIYYKGFSEEEITRFEECLDRIRKNLEEWQKS, encoded by the coding sequence ATGGAAATGAATGGAGGATTTCTTGTCACCAAAATAAAACAGCTTGGAGACCGGATTTTCGAGAAGATTCTCAGTGAAAAGAATATTGATGCGTTTAATGGAGCCCAGGGGCGTATTCTTTATGTGCTGTGGCAGGAGGATGGTATCTCAATCAGGTCACTCTCGACTAAATGCGGATTAGCGATAACATCTCTTACTACGATGCTGGAAAGAATGGAAAATCAAGGGCTGATAAGCCGTGTTCAGTCTGAAACGGACAAAAGGAAAACACTCCTGTTTCTGACTGAGAAAGCACATGCCTTAAAGGGCGAGTACGATTCTGTATCTGATGAGATGGGCAGTATTTACTACAAAGGTTTTTCAGAGGAAGAAATTACCCGGTTTGAGGAATGCCTCGACCGCATCAGAAAGAATCTTGAGGAGTGGCAGAAGTCATGA
- a CDS encoding aromatic acid exporter family protein, with protein sequence MKSKKIGMQALKIAIGSSLAIYIANLFGLKYSLAAGSVALLTMVTTKWKTVKLSVARVVTFIISVLMALIIFSAVESEWMAYGIYVFFVVIIAEMLGWGATISVNALIGMHFLEVRDFEFDFIANEFMLVLIGITMALVLNLFYDYGSQRKALVENMRYTEERLQMILGEISAYLANKEMQRNVWDDICALEKEVQGFIQDAYEYQDNTFQSHPGYYIDYFEMRMKQCNVIHNLHYEMKKIRHMPDEAMIISSYVFDMLVCVKEHTVPTAQLDELHELFAIIRNNSLPKTREEFESRAMLYHILMDLEEFLVFKRRFVDGLDDKKRKLYWDN encoded by the coding sequence ATGAAAAGTAAAAAGATCGGGATGCAGGCACTAAAAATTGCGATAGGAAGCAGTCTGGCGATTTACATAGCCAATCTGTTTGGACTGAAGTATTCACTGGCGGCAGGGAGTGTTGCACTTCTTACGATGGTGACTACAAAGTGGAAAACTGTCAAATTATCGGTAGCGAGGGTTGTAACATTCATAATTTCAGTACTTATGGCACTTATTATATTCTCGGCAGTAGAATCAGAATGGATGGCATATGGTATTTATGTGTTTTTTGTGGTTATTATCGCAGAGATGCTTGGATGGGGAGCGACGATTTCCGTAAATGCACTGATCGGAATGCATTTTCTGGAAGTCAGAGATTTTGAATTTGATTTTATTGCAAATGAATTTATGCTGGTATTGATCGGAATTACGATGGCACTGGTCCTGAACTTGTTTTATGATTATGGAAGTCAGCGCAAGGCGTTGGTCGAAAATATGCGATATACGGAAGAACGTCTGCAGATGATACTTGGAGAGATTTCGGCATATCTGGCGAATAAGGAAATGCAGAGAAATGTATGGGATGATATCTGTGCGTTGGAAAAAGAGGTTCAGGGCTTTATCCAGGATGCCTATGAATATCAGGATAATACGTTTCAGTCACATCCGGGATACTATATCGATTATTTTGAAATGCGTATGAAGCAGTGCAATGTGATCCATAACTTACATTATGAGATGAAGAAAATCAGGCATATGCCAGATGAGGCAATGATCATTTCGAGTTATGTGTTTGATATGCTGGTATGTGTGAAGGAACATACAGTTCCGACAGCTCAGTTGGATGAACTACATGAACTTTTTGCGATTATCAGGAACAATTCACTTCCAAAGACCAGAGAGGAATTTGAGAGCCGTGCGATGCTGTACCATATCCTGATGGATCTGGAAGAATTCCTTGTATTTAAAAGAAGGTTTGTGGATGGACTGGATGATAAAAAGCGAAAATTATACTGGGATAATTAA
- a CDS encoding glutathione S-transferase C-terminal domain-containing protein codes for MAEFDYEVVDGRKIRVRPQEVVSEIDENGYFVRQPNHFTEGFGEGKNPVEKGRYHLVWAKLCHWSNRASIVRELLGLEDAISVNMVDHAKHEKNLGWEFVYDKDHIDPVLGIQFLSEAYYKADDDYTGRTTVPALIDTKTGKVVNNDYTWLTNYFEVDFKPFHKKGAPDLYPEELRKDIDEMNDWLFDNINNGVYKATFARSKEAYWDAYNSFYAAMDILEKRLENQRFLFGDYVTDSDVRLYVTLARLDIRYTWQLGHTKHRLIDYPNLWGYARDLYQIPAFRNNTYFKDFANPNNKKVGALFFESFNARFLDEINFDAYWGAPHDRAHLSSDPGNKFKAEEQ; via the coding sequence ATGGCAGAATTTGATTATGAAGTAGTAGATGGAAGAAAGATCCGTGTACGTCCGCAGGAAGTTGTATCGGAGATAGATGAGAATGGATATTTTGTCCGCCAGCCAAATCATTTTACAGAAGGATTTGGAGAAGGAAAAAATCCGGTAGAAAAAGGCAGATACCATCTGGTATGGGCAAAGCTTTGCCACTGGTCTAACAGAGCTTCGATCGTAAGAGAACTTCTTGGACTGGAAGATGCAATCAGTGTCAACATGGTTGATCATGCAAAGCATGAGAAGAATCTTGGATGGGAATTCGTATACGACAAAGATCATATCGATCCGGTCCTTGGAATCCAGTTCTTAAGTGAAGCTTATTACAAAGCTGATGATGATTACACAGGAAGAACAACGGTACCGGCTCTGATCGATACAAAGACAGGAAAAGTTGTAAATAACGATTACACCTGGCTTACCAATTATTTTGAAGTAGATTTTAAACCGTTCCACAAAAAAGGAGCACCGGATCTTTATCCGGAAGAACTCAGAAAAGATATCGATGAGATGAATGACTGGCTCTTTGATAACATTAATAATGGAGTTTATAAAGCAACCTTTGCAAGATCAAAGGAAGCTTACTGGGATGCCTATAATTCTTTTTATGCAGCAATGGATATTCTGGAAAAACGTCTGGAAAATCAGAGATTTCTCTTTGGAGATTATGTGACAGACAGTGATGTGAGACTGTATGTGACGCTGGCGAGACTGGATATTCGTTACACCTGGCAGCTTGGACATACCAAACACCGCCTGATCGATTATCCGAATCTGTGGGGATATGCAAGAGACCTGTATCAGATTCCGGCATTCAGAAACAACACCTACTTTAAGGATTTCGCAAATCCAAACAACAAGAAGGTCGGCGCATTATTTTTTGAATCTTTCAATGCAAGATTTCTGGATGAGATCAATTTTGATGCATACTGGGGTGCACCGCATGACCGTGCACATTTAAGCAGCGATCCGGGCAATAAATTTAAGGCAGAAGAACAGTAG
- a CDS encoding RrF2 family transcriptional regulator, protein MISTKGRYALRVMIDLAQHKDEEYVPLNEIAIRQEISEKYLEIVLKILVKKKLLKGRRGKGGGYQLTRESSEYTIGEILELAEGNLATVACLVPGAEVCSREEQCITLPLWKKFDGMVHDFFYEITLEDVLNGNI, encoded by the coding sequence ATGATTTCTACAAAAGGACGTTACGCACTCCGCGTGATGATTGATCTCGCCCAGCATAAGGACGAAGAATATGTTCCGCTTAACGAGATCGCAATCCGCCAGGAAATTTCCGAAAAATACCTGGAAATTGTCCTGAAAATTCTTGTAAAGAAGAAACTCTTAAAAGGACGCCGTGGCAAAGGGGGCGGATACCAACTTACCAGGGAATCTTCTGAATACACTATCGGCGAGATTCTTGAACTTGCGGAAGGCAATCTTGCTACAGTCGCCTGCCTGGTTCCAGGTGCCGAGGTCTGCAGCCGTGAAGAGCAGTGCATTACGCTTCCTTTGTGGAAGAAATTTGATGGAATGGTACATGATTTCTTCTACGAGATTACATTGGAAGATGTGTTAAACGGAAATATTTAA
- a CDS encoding MobA/MobL family protein produces MAIFHYTIKIVGRSKGKSVISASAYLNGDVMKNEETGSISYYTSKKEVVYTSLMMCENAPSEWQIVPEENIKRFQKSVRYKRSEDKEAAIKKFKITFQKQRLWNEVLKIEKSADAQLGRSFEFALPKEWSRQEQIQYTADYIQKTFVDKGMCADWSIHDKGDGNPHVHLLLTMRPFNPDHSWGKKEVKDWEFVRDKNGNIVIDESHPNWWQDKKNPDRHGIRIPVLDENGIQKIGARNRLQWKRVLTDATGWNNPKNCELWRSEWAKVCNEHLPLQNQVDHRSYEKQGKLQIPTIHEGADARKIEQKFLAGQEIKGSWKVAENQIIKQQNTLLQKILDTFGKVSGALSLWKERLNDIRRKPGNYTLNGIHDWANRRTADLNGRNDSGNAEPGHPTLSYAGTESEIAKIKQRVIRAAQHFAKYRGTAFQDGRTENEDRTFGKRKSAMAEIGTEAEQRKQFITETEHRIAELEQQIEKGRDIDERIQRIKERRTVGRASAPDRGDTRRTGTERPAYRGTEDAAQRISDLEREIKQREQSREYSSIKERLEAGRQSIAEREREAAKRKRHDRGISK; encoded by the coding sequence ATGGCGATTTTTCATTACACAATCAAAATAGTCGGACGAAGTAAAGGAAAATCTGTTATCTCCGCTTCTGCATATCTCAATGGGGATGTGATGAAAAACGAAGAAACCGGGAGTATCAGTTATTACACTTCTAAAAAAGAAGTGGTCTACACCAGTCTGATGATGTGCGAAAACGCACCTTCTGAATGGCAGATAGTACCAGAGGAAAATATAAAACGCTTTCAAAAGTCTGTCCGATACAAAAGGTCAGAAGATAAAGAAGCTGCTATAAAAAAATTTAAAATCACATTTCAAAAACAGAGGTTATGGAATGAGGTATTGAAGATTGAAAAAAGTGCGGATGCCCAACTTGGCAGGTCATTTGAATTTGCCCTTCCAAAAGAATGGAGCAGACAAGAACAGATTCAATATACAGCCGACTATATCCAAAAAACATTTGTGGATAAAGGAATGTGCGCTGATTGGAGTATCCACGACAAAGGGGATGGCAATCCTCATGTCCATCTGCTTCTGACTATGCGCCCTTTTAACCCGGATCATTCTTGGGGAAAGAAAGAAGTCAAGGATTGGGAATTTGTCAGAGATAAAAACGGAAATATCGTGATTGATGAATCCCATCCGAACTGGTGGCAGGATAAGAAAAACCCTGACCGTCATGGAATCCGTATCCCTGTATTAGACGAAAACGGAATCCAGAAGATTGGTGCAAGAAACCGCTTGCAATGGAAACGGGTGCTGACCGATGCTACTGGATGGAACAATCCAAAAAACTGTGAACTATGGCGGAGTGAATGGGCAAAGGTATGTAATGAACATCTGCCTTTGCAGAATCAGGTCGATCACCGTTCTTATGAAAAACAGGGAAAACTCCAGATTCCTACCATCCATGAAGGCGCTGACGCAAGAAAGATTGAACAAAAGTTTCTTGCCGGGCAGGAAATAAAAGGTTCGTGGAAAGTAGCGGAAAATCAAATCATAAAACAACAAAACACGTTATTGCAAAAGATACTGGACACCTTTGGGAAAGTATCGGGTGCATTATCATTATGGAAGGAGCGATTAAATGACATTAGAAGAAAGCCGGGAAATTATACCCTTAATGGAATCCATGATTGGGCAAATCGAAGAACAGCAGACCTTAATGGCAGAAATGATTCTGGAAATGCAGAACCGGGACACCCAACTCTCTCTTATGCAGGAACAGAATCAGAAATTGCAAAAATTAAACAGCGAGTTATCCGGGCTGCTCAACATTTTGCCAAATACCGAGGAACTGCTTTCCAAGATGGAAGAACAGAAAACGAAGATAGAACTTTTGGAAAACGAAAATCAGCAATGGCAGAAATTGGCACAGAAGCTGAACAGCGAAAACAGTTTATTACTGAAACAGAACACCGAATTGCTGAACTGGAACAGCAGATAGAGAAAGGACGTGATATAGATGAACGAATCCAGAGAATTAAAGAACGCCGAACAGTTGGAAGAGCTTCTGCTCCTGACCGAGGAGATACAAGAAGAACTGGAACAGAAAGACCAGCTTATCGTGGAACTGAAGACGCAGCTCAACGAATCTCTGATCTTGAACGAGAAATTAAACAAAGAGAACAGAGCCGGGAATATTCAAGCATTAAAGAACGACTTGAAGCTGGCAGACAGAGCATTGCGGAACGAGAAAGAGAAGCTGCGAAGCGCAAACGTCATGATCGGGGAATATCAAAATAA
- a CDS encoding helix-turn-helix domain-containing protein: MKDKELRKLIGSRIKQRRLELNLTQPYVAEKMGVTASTILRYENGSIDNTKKMVLEGLSEALHVSVEWLKGETDEYETDITDKRELQIRDAMGDILEQLPLALTKEEDAFSKDLLLLMLKQYGLFLDSFQFACKNFKGNAGQTDIAKTIGFESNDEYNEIMFLREITPTINAFNEMADIVRLYSKKQKTAEQRLANLLSEVLYEDSESV; encoded by the coding sequence ATGAAAGATAAAGAACTACGCAAGCTGATAGGCAGCAGAATAAAACAGCGCCGTCTGGAATTGAATCTGACACAGCCTTATGTCGCAGAAAAGATGGGTGTTACCGCTTCTACAATCCTGCGTTATGAGAATGGTTCGATTGACAATACGAAAAAAATGGTGCTGGAAGGTCTTTCGGAAGCACTCCATGTATCCGTGGAATGGCTCAAAGGGGAAACAGATGAATATGAAACCGACATTACGGATAAGAGAGAATTACAGATTCGTGATGCGATGGGAGATATTCTGGAACAGTTACCGCTTGCCCTTACCAAAGAAGAAGATGCTTTTTCAAAAGATTTATTACTGCTGATGTTAAAACAATATGGTCTGTTTTTGGATTCCTTCCAGTTCGCCTGCAAAAACTTCAAGGGAAATGCTGGTCAGACGGATATTGCCAAAACAATAGGGTTTGAATCGAATGATGAATATAATGAGATTATGTTCTTAAGGGAAATCACTCCTACCATCAATGCTTTTAATGAGATGGCAGACATTGTAAGGCTCTATTCCAAGAAACAAAAAACAGCAGAACAAAGGCTTGCAAATCTTTTATCAGAAGTCTTATACGAAGATTCCGAATCGGTATAG
- a CDS encoding relaxasome subunit MobC, translating to MAKSTKSYEERMLEMEKKEQESLEKAKRYATQKKELLKRKKAEESKKRTHRLCQIGGAVESVLGAPIEEEDIPKLIGFLKRQEANGKFFSKAMQKEANTDMEEV from the coding sequence ATGGCAAAATCAACAAAAAGTTATGAAGAACGAATGCTTGAAATGGAAAAGAAGGAACAGGAAAGCCTTGAAAAGGCGAAAAGATATGCAACACAGAAGAAAGAACTTCTGAAACGAAAGAAAGCCGAAGAAAGTAAAAAACGAACCCATAGGCTCTGTCAGATTGGCGGTGCAGTGGAATCCGTTCTTGGTGCACCTATTGAGGAGGAAGACATCCCAAAGCTGATTGGTTTTCTGAAAAGGCAGGAAGCCAATGGGAAGTTTTTCTCAAAGGCAATGCAGAAAGAAGCCAATACCGATATGGAGGAAGTGTAA
- a CDS encoding tyrosine-type recombinase/integrase, which produces MAKGSVRKKGKKWYYRFYVEDASGNLVQKECVGTESKSGTEKLLRQAMDDYEKKKFVAKAENLTVGQLLDVWAEEELKTGTLSNGTVENYLGTIRNIKKHPLAERKLKNVTSEHLQSFFDLLSFGGVHPDGKERKGYSKDYIHSFSAVMQQSFRFAVFPKQYITFNPMQYIKLRYQTDEVDLFSDEDMDGNIQPISREDYERLLAYLQKKNPAAILPIQIAYYAGLRIGEACGLAWQDVNLEEQCLTIRRSIRYDGSKRKYIIGPTKRKKVRIVDFGDTLVEIFRNTRKEQLKNRMQYGELYHTNYYKEVKEKNRVYYEYYCLDRTEEVPADYKEISFVCLRPDGCLELPTTLGTVCRKVAKTLEGFEGFHFHQLRHTYTSNLLANGAAPKDVQELLGHSDVSTTMNVYAHSTRDAKRKSVRLLDKVVGND; this is translated from the coding sequence ATGGCAAAAGGATCTGTAAGAAAAAAAGGAAAGAAATGGTACTACCGCTTCTATGTAGAGGACGCAAGCGGCAATCTTGTTCAGAAAGAATGCGTTGGAACAGAAAGCAAAAGTGGAACTGAAAAGCTGCTCCGTCAGGCAATGGATGATTATGAGAAAAAGAAATTTGTTGCCAAAGCGGAAAATCTCACAGTCGGACAACTTCTGGATGTGTGGGCAGAGGAGGAATTAAAAACAGGTACGCTCAGCAATGGTACGGTGGAGAATTACCTCGGAACAATCCGAAATATTAAGAAACACCCATTGGCAGAACGGAAACTGAAAAATGTAACCTCTGAACATTTGCAATCCTTCTTCGATTTGCTTTCCTTCGGGGGAGTTCATCCCGATGGAAAAGAGAGAAAGGGGTATAGCAAAGATTACATCCATTCTTTTTCCGCAGTCATGCAGCAGTCCTTCCGTTTTGCAGTATTTCCAAAGCAGTATATTACGTTCAATCCCATGCAGTATATTAAACTGCGGTATCAGACGGACGAAGTTGATTTGTTTTCGGATGAGGACATGGACGGAAATATCCAACCAATTTCACGAGAAGATTATGAAAGACTGCTTGCGTATCTTCAAAAAAAGAACCCAGCCGCAATACTTCCAATCCAGATAGCCTATTATGCCGGACTCCGTATTGGAGAAGCCTGCGGTTTGGCATGGCAGGACGTAAATCTGGAAGAACAATGCCTTACCATAAGACGCAGCATCCGATATGATGGTTCAAAGCGCAAATATATCATCGGACCAACCAAGCGGAAAAAAGTGAGGATTGTTGATTTTGGAGATACGCTGGTAGAGATTTTCCGTAATACCCGGAAAGAGCAGTTAAAAAATCGAATGCAGTACGGAGAACTTTATCACACGAACTACTACAAAGAGGTCAAAGAGAAAAACAGAGTGTACTACGAATATTATTGCTTAGACAGAACAGAGGAAGTCCCGGCAGATTATAAAGAAATTTCTTTCGTCTGTTTAAGACCGGATGGTTGTCTGGAACTTCCAACTACTTTGGGAACTGTTTGCAGAAAGGTGGCAAAAACATTAGAGGGATTTGAAGGCTTTCATTTCCACCAGTTACGTCACACCTATACAAGCAACCTTTTAGCAAATGGAGCAGCCCCAAAAGATGTGCAGGAATTGTTAGGACACTCAGATGTCAGTACCACAATGAATGTCTATGCTCACTCCACAAGAGATGCTAAACGAAAATCGGTTAGGCTTCTTGATAAAGTGGTAGGCAATGATTAA